Proteins from a single region of Phycisphaeraceae bacterium D3-23:
- a CDS encoding DUF2934 domain-containing protein — protein MSKSRNAKSKAKAPAKPKPKATAGRKPAPVLSKPVVVESPKTPAAPTHDQIAAKAHEIWVAKGRPVGQDNANWAEAEAALRG, from the coding sequence ATGAGCAAATCAAGGAACGCGAAATCAAAAGCCAAAGCACCGGCGAAGCCCAAGCCCAAAGCGACGGCGGGCCGCAAGCCCGCGCCCGTCCTCAGCAAACCGGTCGTCGTTGAGTCGCCCAAGACGCCCGCCGCGCCGACCCACGATCAGATCGCCGCGAAGGCCCACGAAATCTGGGTCGCCAAAGGCCGACCCGTCGGGCAGGACAACGCGAACTGGGCAGAGGCGGAGGCCGCGCTGCGCGGGTAA
- a CDS encoding BatA and WFA domain-containing protein yields the protein MPTQPIAMLTMLSPVWLMGLAAAVGLPVAAHLLSRVRYRQVAFPATRFVEQAVVETAQVNRPRHLWLMLLRILALACVVFAFTRPQWEAAAATPATTDGEALVIILDASASMRRTERGATLFDQARRRAIAAIESLEPARDTAVVILADRSPRMLLPEPTANRALLRERLAQAECTYETADLAGAVALAQAVLQDQGRAGRILVISDGQATRRSAEHLADHAPGVAITEHRVGAELADNVAVHLVDVSPYPPVLGREATLSVELIHFGQTAKPITLHAEGAGDRASLSLTLQPGAATTQTVTLTPTQLGTQAVRVWIDTGDVFDLDDEAGVVVETAFAREVHLFSDAALGEDTTASRIALALAPRRDDAAAVRVQRDEPHLLASSPEPSPVTLGCWVLTGIEQLPGEIEGAMRRHLEAGGGVVWVVDTPAARRVAQGLAFSGLRFSDASVSDAVVTAVRFDHSVLAVFEGPARASLVGQRLAGVADAQESDTAEVLMRSADGRPILALQRVGRGRLIIVNADLTPSKTDFASQPAFVAWVNELVAFAAPGPLLPLPLHPGDPLPQSLMNQHTLRPPDHGNTAHDSDNRIAAPGLYQGLDADGNLVAGVYAQLDPAESNFTQAPEIHAPPSSLDVQGGVSSLTHAGGRRPIELWPICIVGALLFVGLESLSLMSFARRGGGA from the coding sequence ATGCCCACCCAACCGATCGCCATGCTGACGATGCTGAGCCCCGTATGGCTGATGGGCCTCGCGGCCGCGGTCGGGCTGCCCGTCGCGGCGCACCTGCTCAGCCGAGTTCGCTATCGGCAGGTCGCTTTCCCCGCGACACGCTTCGTCGAGCAGGCCGTCGTCGAAACCGCGCAGGTTAACCGCCCACGCCACCTCTGGCTGATGTTGCTGCGCATCCTTGCTCTGGCGTGCGTCGTCTTTGCGTTTACAAGGCCGCAGTGGGAGGCCGCCGCCGCCACGCCAGCGACCACAGACGGTGAGGCGTTGGTCATCATCCTCGACGCGTCCGCCTCGATGCGGCGCACCGAACGCGGCGCGACTCTGTTCGACCAGGCCCGCCGGCGTGCGATCGCGGCGATCGAGTCGCTCGAGCCCGCGCGCGACACGGCCGTGGTCATCCTTGCCGACCGCTCGCCCCGGATGCTGCTGCCCGAGCCCACCGCGAACCGCGCCCTCTTGCGCGAACGACTCGCGCAGGCCGAGTGTACATACGAGACCGCCGATCTCGCCGGGGCCGTGGCATTGGCGCAAGCGGTGCTTCAAGATCAGGGCCGGGCCGGGCGTATCCTCGTCATTAGTGATGGCCAGGCGACCCGCCGGTCGGCCGAGCACTTGGCGGATCACGCGCCGGGGGTTGCGATCACCGAACATCGCGTCGGTGCCGAGCTAGCCGACAATGTCGCGGTCCACTTGGTCGATGTGTCGCCGTACCCGCCGGTGCTCGGCCGTGAAGCCACGCTTAGCGTCGAGCTCATCCACTTTGGCCAAACCGCCAAGCCGATCACGCTGCACGCCGAGGGTGCGGGCGATCGCGCATCGTTATCGCTCACGCTCCAGCCCGGCGCCGCGACGACACAGACGGTTACGCTGACACCGACCCAACTCGGCACGCAGGCGGTCCGCGTCTGGATCGACACGGGCGACGTGTTCGACCTCGATGACGAAGCCGGGGTAGTCGTCGAGACCGCATTTGCTCGGGAGGTCCATCTGTTCAGCGATGCGGCACTCGGTGAAGACACGACCGCTTCGCGGATCGCGTTGGCGCTGGCGCCCAGGCGCGACGACGCGGCGGCTGTCCGTGTGCAACGCGACGAACCGCACTTGTTGGCGTCTAGTCCAGAGCCGTCGCCCGTGACACTTGGCTGCTGGGTGCTGACCGGGATCGAGCAGTTGCCCGGGGAAATCGAAGGCGCGATGCGCCGACACCTCGAAGCGGGCGGCGGCGTTGTATGGGTCGTGGACACCCCGGCCGCGCGGCGTGTGGCGCAAGGCCTCGCGTTTTCGGGGCTGCGATTCTCAGACGCTTCGGTGAGTGATGCCGTCGTCACGGCGGTGCGCTTCGACCACTCCGTCCTCGCCGTATTCGAGGGCCCCGCACGGGCTTCGCTCGTGGGGCAACGCTTGGCGGGCGTTGCCGACGCGCAGGAAAGCGATACCGCCGAGGTCTTGATGCGATCCGCCGACGGCCGGCCGATCCTCGCGCTTCAGCGCGTCGGGCGCGGCCGACTGATCATAGTCAACGCCGACCTCACACCATCAAAGACCGATTTCGCCTCGCAGCCCGCGTTCGTGGCATGGGTCAACGAACTCGTCGCGTTCGCCGCGCCTGGCCCCTTGCTGCCCCTGCCGCTGCACCCCGGCGACCCGCTGCCGCAGTCCCTTATGAACCAGCACACACTACGCCCCCCGGACCATGGCAACACAGCACACGACAGCGACAATCGAATTGCAGCGCCGGGGCTGTACCAGGGCCTCGATGCCGATGGCAATCTCGTCGCCGGTGTATACGCACAGCTCGACCCGGCCGAGTCCAATTTTACGCAGGCCCCTGAGATCCACGCGCCGCCTTCGTCGTTGGACGTGCAGGGCGGCGTATCATCTCTGACACATGCAGGCGGACGCAGGCCCATCGAGCTCTGGCCGATCTGCATCGTCGGCGCCCTCCTGTTCGTCGGCCTCGAATCTCTCTCGCTCATGTCGTTCGCACGGCGGGGGGGCGGGGCATGA